AAAGAAAGATTATTTAATAACTACGCCACTGTAGGAGTTGGAAATTATGGTACTTTGAATGGAGAATTATTTATAAATCAGGATTTAGGAAATAACGATTATGTGGCGGGAATGTTTCGCCATCATTCTTCGCAGGGCGGTATTAAAGATGTTGAGTTAAATGATGAATTTTATGATACTGCAATTAATGTTGGCTACGGTCAAAATAACAGAGATAACAATTGGAATGTCGATTTAGGATATCAAAACCAAATCTACAATTGGTACGGACTTCCAGCTGATTTTGGTTCGACAATTCCGGCACAGCGTTATGATTTAATAAACAGTATTAATTCTGATCATTCATATAACACGATTTGGTTAGGCGGAAATGCAGAATTTACAGAGAGTATTTTTAGTAATCTTGCAGCAAAATTTACTCATTTTTCAGACAGTTATTCTTCATCAGAAAATAGATTTTTTGTAAAACCGACTTTTACTGTTGACGTAATGGATCAGGCAATTAAAACCAATGTAATTGTAGATCACGTAAGCGGTTCTTTTAAAAATAATTATTTGCAGAATAATACAGAAGCTGTTAAATATGGTTTTACAAATGTTGGAATCGAGCCAAGTTTTGTAATTCATGAAAATGACTGGACGTTAGAATTGGGAGCTGGAGTTTTTTACAGCGGAGATTCTGAAAACAGTGGCAATAAATTTTATTTGTATCCAAAAGTAAATGCTTCTTATAAATTGGTGGGAGATTTAATGATTTTCTATACAGGAGTTGATGGAGGTTTAAAACAAAACTCTTATGCTGACTTTGTGACTGAAAATCCGTTTTTATCACCGACTTTAAATATGCGTCCGTCAAGCACGCAGTACAATGTTTTTGCAGGTTTAAAAGGAAAACTGGCAAACAATGTAAATTATAATTTGACAGGTTCATATTTGAATGAAAAAGACAAAGCGTTGTTTAAAGCAAATGATTACACAGAAGTAATTACGAACGAAGATTATGCTTTTGGAAACTCATTTGGAGTAGTTTATGAAGATATTAGAACTTTACGATTTTACGCAGAATTAAAAGCCGATTTCTCTCAAAATGTAACATTCGGAATCGACGGAACGTTTAATAGTTACAATACAGATAATGTAGTTGAAGCATGGAATTTACCAACAATGAAATTAAGTTCAACTTTAGACGTTACTATTACTAAGCAATGGTATGCAGGATTGAATGTGTTTTATGTTGGCGAAAGAAAAGATATGCAGGCAAATTCGGGTATTGCAGCTAATTATGCTCCGATAACTTTAAAAAGTTACTTTGATGCCAATGCGCATTTGGGATATAAATTCAACGAACGTTTGACATTTTTCTTAAAAGCGAATAATATAGGAAATCAAGCATATCAAAAATGGTTGAATTACCCAGTGCAAGGATTCCAGATATTAGGAGGAGCAAATTATAAATTTGATTTTTAGGCTTATTGCCACAAAGACACAGAGGCACTAAGATTTTATAAAAAAATAAAGTACCTTTTTTTTTCAGCCATGAACTCATGAATTTTTTGGAGTAGATTCGTGAATTCGTGGCTGTTTTTTTAATTTTATATTTATGGAAGTTAAATTACGTCAGGAAAATAAAAATGACTTTGAAAGTGTTTTTCAATTAATAGAAAAAGCTTTTGAAAAGGAAGAATTCAGCGATCATAAAGAACAATTTTTAGTAGAAAGATTAAGGGATTCCGATGCTTTTATTCCAGAATTATCTATTGTTGCTGAAATTGATGATACAATCGTTGGACATATTTTATTTACCAAACTGGAAATAAAGAATGAAACTCAAGCCTTTCAATCATTGGCGCTTGCCCCAGTTTCGGTTTTACCTGAATTTCAAGGAAAAGGAATTGGTTCCAAACTTATTCTGTATGGACATGAAGTGGCAAAAAGCTTAGATTATAAATCGATTATTTTGCTAGGACATAAAGATTATTATCCAAGATTCGGATACGAACTTTGTAAAAAATACAATATCAAAATGCCTTTTGATATTCCTGCTGAAAACTCTATGATAATTGAGCTTGCGAAAGATGGCTTAAAAGATGTAAGTGGAGAAGTAGTATATCCAAAAGCTTTTTTTGAATAAAAATTTAGACAAAGAAGAAAAACCTTAGCATCTTTGCACCTCAGAATCTCAGTACCTCAAAAAAAATGACCTTCAAAGAAAAAATATACACTCACTACACACAAATGGTTCAAGATCGAATAGATGTTTTTAGAGACATGATTTCCAACTTGACCGAAGATTCAAAAAACGATGCCAAAGGTTCTGCCGGTGACAAACACGAAACTGCATTGTCGATGATGCATATCGAGCAGGAAAAATTGACTAATAAACTGAAAGAAGCGATTGAGCAAAAAAGCATTTTAGATAAAATCGATTCGTTGAAATCTACTGAAAATATTGTTTTGGGAAGTTTAGTAAAAGCAAACGGCATCTATTTATATGTTAGTGTCGCTCTTCCTAAAATAGCAATTGATGGAATCAATGTGATTGCACTTTCTCCGCAATCTCCTTTAGGAAATCATTTAATGGGAAATAAGGCTGGATTTCAGTTTGAAATTAATAAGACGCATTATACGATTCAAAGTGTTGAGTAATCTTATTTACTAAGTCTAGAACTTTGACAAAGTTGAATTAACCTCAAAGTATTCTCCATAATCTTGTCATTTCGGAACGAGACCCGAGCGATAGCGAATAGGCGAAGCAAAGCTTCGCAAGTAACTCCGCATAGTATATTGCCAATCTTTGTTTTTTGTTAAATATAGCCCGTGGTTGAAACCACGGGCTATATTTGATAAACAATTGTGGAATTTATAATTTTAGAACAGTTTGATGTTGGCTCTTTACGAATTCTTCATTGATGTTGAAATAACTCAAAATTTAATTCAAAAAATCGTTCTGAACTTTCATTTTTAAAGCGTTTTTTGGTTCCAAATTAAAATTTTCAAGTTTCAACCTCATTTTTACTTTTAAATTTTACATTTTTAATGTAAATTGATGTTTTTGATTAATAATTGTAATTGATATTGAGGTTTGTGTTTTTCAATTGTAACTAATATTACATCTTTGCCTTATCAAATTAAAAACTTAAAATTAAAATATAGAATATTATGTGTGGAATTGTATGTGCCTTTGATCTTAAACAAAAAGCCGAAGCGTTAAGACCTCAAGTATTAGAAATGTCAAAAATCATTCGTCACCGCGGGCCAGACTGGAGCGGTATTTACAGTAATGATAAAGCGATTCTTTCTCATGAGCGTTTGGCAATTGTAGATCCAGCTTCAGGAAAACAACCTTTATTTACAGAAGATAAAAAATTGGTTCTAGCTGCAAACGGTGAAATTTACAATCACAGAGATTTGCGTAAACAATTTGAAGGAAAATATAACTTTCAAACTGAAAGTGACTGTGAAGTTATTTTAGCTTTATATAAAGAAAAAGGAGTAAGCTTTGTTGACGAATTAAACGGAATCTTCGGTTTTGCAATTTATGATGTAGATAAAGATGAGTATTTTGTTGCTCGCGACCACATGGGAATTATTCCATTGTACATTGGATGGGATCAGCATGGAACTTTCTATGTAGCTTCTGAATTAAAAGCATTAGAAGGATACTGTACAAAAATCGAATTATTTCCTCCAGGACATTATTTATCAAGCAAAGATGGTGAATTTGTACAATGGTACAAAAGAGACTGGGTTGATTATGATGCGGTAAAAGACAACGAAACAAGTATTCCTGAAATCAAAAAAGCATTGGAAGCGGCAGTTCACAGACAATTAATGAGTGATGTTCCTTACGGAGTTTTACTTTCTGGAGGTTTAGATTCTTCTATTACTTCGGCTGTAGCCAAAAAATTTGCACAAAAAAGAATTGAGTCAGATGATACTACAGATGCTTGGTACCCACAATTACACTCTTTCTCAGTTGGATTAGAAGGTTCGCCTGATTTAGCGGCAGCAAGAAAAGTAGCAGATCATATCGGAACTATTCACCACGAAATTAAATTTACTATTCAGGAAGGTTTAGATGCGGTTCGTGATGTAATTTACAACCTTGAAACGTATGATGTAACTACAGTAAGAGCTTCGACTCCAATGTGGTTAATGGCAAGAGTGATTAAATCAATGGGAATCAAAATGGTTCTTTCGGGAGAAGGAGCAGATGAATTGTTCGGAGGATATTTATATTTCCACAAAGCACCAAACGCAAGAGAATTCCACGAAGAAAACGTTCGTAAATTAGGAAAACTACACATGTACGATTGTTTACGTGCGAACAAAAGTTTGGCAGCTTGGGGAATTGAAGGTCGTGTGCCATTCTTAGATAAAGAATTTATGGATGTTGCGATGCGTATCAACCCACAAGATAAAATGATCAACAAAGAGCATCCAATGGAAAAATGGGTAGTTCGTAAAGCTTTTGAAGACATGCTTCCAGAAAGTGTGGCTTGGAGACAAAAAGAGCAATTTTCTGATGGAGTAGGATACAGCTGGATTGATACTTTGAAAGAAGTGGTAGCCAGAGAAGTTTCGGATGAGCAATTAGCAAATGCTAGATTCAAGTTCCCATTACAGACACCAACTTCAAAAGAAGAATATTACTATCGTTCAATCTTTACAGAGCATTTTCCAAGTGATGCAGCGGCATTATGCGTGCCTCAGGAAGCAAGTGTGGCTTGCAGCACAAAAATCGCTTTGGAATGGGATGAAGCTTTCAAAAACATGAACGATCCATCTGGAAGAGCAGTAGCAAGCGTTCACGATGATGCTTATGAAAAAGCCTAAATAAGAGTTTAATTTTTAGAATTAGTATATATATTGCCGAAAGACGTTCTTGAAAAAGAACGTCTTTCTTGTCTAAAATTGTTAAATTCTAGATTTCAGTTCTTTATAAAAAGTTTTTGGTAATTGGTAAGCTTACTTTTTTTATATTTGGCATTCTCCGAAATAAAATTGAATCCCCGAAGATTTTAATATGGAAAGTATTAGGAAAGCAAAAAATAATCTTTAGTTTTGCTTTTAGTGAAAATTTTTAATGATTTTTTAATGTACAGCTTGCTTTGAGTTTTGTACAATACAATATAATAATAAATAGAATAGTATGTCTGGATTGTTAGCCGTAATTGGTAAAGGAAAAGACCCCAAACTTGTTAAAGAACTTTCAGAAAGAATGTCATATCGAGGCCCTGATGAAAGTGATGTTCATATTATGGAAAATGGCAGTATATTGTGTCATGAAAGTCTATCAATCATTGATCTTAATTCGGGAAAGCAGCCAATTCAAGGCACTAATAAAGCTTGGATGGTTCATGATGGTGAGATTTACAATTATAAAGAACTTAAAGAAACGGTTTTAAAACATCATACTTTTAGAACAGAATCGGATTCAGAAGTGATTGTGCGTCTTTATGAAGAATTTGGTTATGATTTTTGTAACAAACTCGATGGTGATTTTGCTTTTGTGGTAATTGATGGTGACAAATATATTGCAGGTCGTGATCCAATTGGTGTGAAGCCTTTATATTATGGTTTGGACGAAAGAGGACGTATTTATTTTTCTTCAGAAATGAAATCTATTGCAGATCAGTGCAAATCGTTTTCAACTTTTCCTCCAGGACATTATTATACAGCAAAAACGGGTTTTGTAAAATATTACCGTCCAGAGTACGAAGATCATAAAAATGCAGACCAGCCTTTAGATCTAAATGTAGTTCGTCAGAGTTTAATCGATGCAACAAGTAAACGTTTGTTGGCAAATGTTCCTGTTGGAGTAATACTTTCGGGAGGATTGGATTCGTCTTTAACGTCTTCTATCGCTTGTCGTATATTAAAAGAAAACGGACAAAAACTGCATTCTTTTTCAATTGGTTTAGATGCAGATTCTCCAGATAATATTGTGGCGCGAAAAGCAGCTGAATTTTTAGGAACAGAGCATCATGAAATTCATTTTTCTGTAGAAGAAGGAGTCCAGATTTTAGAAAAAGTAATTTATCATATCGAAACGTATGATATTATTTCGGTAAGATCCGGAGTGCCGATGTATTTGCTTTCTAAAGCGATTGCTGAGCAAGGAATAAAAGTAATTTTGTCAGGAGAAGGAGCAGATGAGGTTTTTGGAGGTCATTTGTATTTTAGAAATGCGCCTTCAACAGAGGAATTTCAAGATGAAACAATAGAAAGAGTTCAGAAGTTGTTTACGGCAGATTTACTTCGT
This portion of the Flavobacterium panacagri genome encodes:
- a CDS encoding TonB-dependent receptor yields the protein MKLNCQYKIIVLLVLFAVQLSFSQVKKNESIGTETVNVVKPYSPTISDAFKVKENPSLDDSGNQPKEVIKYSILSVPVASTFTPSKGKAEGVEKAKKERLFNNYATVGVGNYGTLNGELFINQDLGNNDYVAGMFRHHSSQGGIKDVELNDEFYDTAINVGYGQNNRDNNWNVDLGYQNQIYNWYGLPADFGSTIPAQRYDLINSINSDHSYNTIWLGGNAEFTESIFSNLAAKFTHFSDSYSSSENRFFVKPTFTVDVMDQAIKTNVIVDHVSGSFKNNYLQNNTEAVKYGFTNVGIEPSFVIHENDWTLELGAGVFYSGDSENSGNKFYLYPKVNASYKLVGDLMIFYTGVDGGLKQNSYADFVTENPFLSPTLNMRPSSTQYNVFAGLKGKLANNVNYNLTGSYLNEKDKALFKANDYTEVITNEDYAFGNSFGVVYEDIRTLRFYAELKADFSQNVTFGIDGTFNSYNTDNVVEAWNLPTMKLSSTLDVTITKQWYAGLNVFYVGERKDMQANSGIAANYAPITLKSYFDANAHLGYKFNERLTFFLKANNIGNQAYQKWLNYPVQGFQILGGANYKFDF
- a CDS encoding GNAT family N-acetyltransferase, with translation MEVKLRQENKNDFESVFQLIEKAFEKEEFSDHKEQFLVERLRDSDAFIPELSIVAEIDDTIVGHILFTKLEIKNETQAFQSLALAPVSVLPEFQGKGIGSKLILYGHEVAKSLDYKSIILLGHKDYYPRFGYELCKKYNIKMPFDIPAENSMIIELAKDGLKDVSGEVVYPKAFFE
- the asnB gene encoding asparagine synthase B → MCGIVCAFDLKQKAEALRPQVLEMSKIIRHRGPDWSGIYSNDKAILSHERLAIVDPASGKQPLFTEDKKLVLAANGEIYNHRDLRKQFEGKYNFQTESDCEVILALYKEKGVSFVDELNGIFGFAIYDVDKDEYFVARDHMGIIPLYIGWDQHGTFYVASELKALEGYCTKIELFPPGHYLSSKDGEFVQWYKRDWVDYDAVKDNETSIPEIKKALEAAVHRQLMSDVPYGVLLSGGLDSSITSAVAKKFAQKRIESDDTTDAWYPQLHSFSVGLEGSPDLAAARKVADHIGTIHHEIKFTIQEGLDAVRDVIYNLETYDVTTVRASTPMWLMARVIKSMGIKMVLSGEGADELFGGYLYFHKAPNAREFHEENVRKLGKLHMYDCLRANKSLAAWGIEGRVPFLDKEFMDVAMRINPQDKMINKEHPMEKWVVRKAFEDMLPESVAWRQKEQFSDGVGYSWIDTLKEVVAREVSDEQLANARFKFPLQTPTSKEEYYYRSIFTEHFPSDAAALCVPQEASVACSTKIALEWDEAFKNMNDPSGRAVASVHDDAYEKA
- the asnB gene encoding asparagine synthase B; translation: MSGLLAVIGKGKDPKLVKELSERMSYRGPDESDVHIMENGSILCHESLSIIDLNSGKQPIQGTNKAWMVHDGEIYNYKELKETVLKHHTFRTESDSEVIVRLYEEFGYDFCNKLDGDFAFVVIDGDKYIAGRDPIGVKPLYYGLDERGRIYFSSEMKSIADQCKSFSTFPPGHYYTAKTGFVKYYRPEYEDHKNADQPLDLNVVRQSLIDATSKRLLANVPVGVILSGGLDSSLTSSIACRILKENGQKLHSFSIGLDADSPDNIVARKAAEFLGTEHHEIHFSVEEGVQILEKVIYHIETYDIISVRSGVPMYLLSKAIAEQGIKVILSGEGADEVFGGHLYFRNAPSTEEFQDETIERVQKLFTADLLRADKTTMAHGLEVRFPFLDTTFLDTNIRIKTEEKQPKTYDGIEKYILRKAFDTPEDPYLPSEVLWRQKEQFSDGVGYNWVDELIEYCASQVTDEQLAGANAEFPYNSPTTKEAYLYRSIFHKYYPQVSAAQTVRKWIPKWQENLDPSGRANAAHLQGNFESVKSGVVV